A section of the Rhizobium sp. BG4 genome encodes:
- the ubiE gene encoding bifunctional demethylmenaquinone methyltransferase/2-methoxy-6-polyprenyl-1,4-benzoquinol methylase UbiE yields the protein MSDSRTSADGGMETSYGFREVQNGEKQGLVNEVFHKVAKRYDIMNDVMSAGMHRVWKDAMIASLNPRKEAGYKVLDVAGGTGDIAFRIVEASNRLAHATVLDINGSMLGVGAERAAKKKLSDNLTFVEANAEDLPFEANSFDAYTIAFGIRNVPRIDVALSEAYRVLKRGGRLLVLEFSEVELPVLDKVYDAWSFNAIPKFGKAITGDAEPYQYLVESIRKFPNQENFAAMIREAGFSRVSYTNYTGGIAALHSGWKL from the coding sequence ATGTCAGATAGCCGCACTTCCGCCGATGGCGGCATGGAAACGTCCTACGGTTTCCGCGAGGTGCAGAACGGCGAAAAGCAGGGCCTCGTCAACGAGGTCTTCCATAAGGTCGCCAAGCGTTACGACATCATGAACGACGTCATGTCGGCAGGCATGCACCGGGTCTGGAAGGACGCGATGATCGCGTCGCTGAACCCGCGCAAGGAAGCGGGATACAAGGTGCTCGACGTTGCCGGCGGCACGGGCGATATCGCCTTCCGCATCGTCGAAGCCTCGAACCGTCTCGCCCATGCCACGGTGCTCGACATCAACGGCTCGATGCTCGGCGTCGGCGCCGAGCGGGCCGCCAAGAAGAAGCTTTCGGACAATCTGACCTTCGTCGAGGCCAATGCCGAGGACCTGCCTTTCGAGGCGAACAGCTTCGACGCCTACACGATCGCCTTCGGCATCCGCAACGTGCCGCGCATCGATGTGGCGCTTTCGGAAGCCTATCGCGTGCTGAAGCGCGGCGGGCGTCTTCTGGTGCTTGAGTTCTCAGAGGTCGAGCTGCCGGTTCTCGACAAGGTCTATGACGCCTGGTCGTTCAACGCGATCCCGAAATTCGGCAAGGCGATCACCGGCGATGCCGAGCCCTATCAGTATCTCGTGGAGTCGATCCGTAAATTCCCGAACCAGGAGAATTTCGCGGCGATGATCCGCGAGGCGGGTTTCTCGCGGGTTTCCTACACCAATTATACCGGCGGTATCGCCGCGCTGCATTCCGGCTGGAAATTATAG
- the ubiB gene encoding 2-polyprenylphenol 6-hydroxylase, which yields MSAFGAYFRLWRVGWVLVREGVVSALPSEGLPPVVALAKSSVTIFERSKAKRQKRSDRLARAVERLGPSYVKIGQFLATRPDVVGVDFANDLSQLQDRMTFFPIAAAKANIEGSLGRPVEELYASFGDPIAAASIAQVHPAEVDGSEGRKKVAVKVVRPGVRQRFGHDIEAMYLVAHLQERFMPSSRRLQPVEVTKTLEQTTKVEMDLRLEAAALSEIAENTEKDPGFRVPKVDWERTGRDVITMEWIDGVKMSDVEGLLAAGHDLNALADTLIQSFLRHTLRDGFFHADMHPGNLFVDADGMIVAVDMGIVGRLGKKERRFLAEILYGFITRDYIRVAEVHFEAGYVPGHHNVESFAQAIRAIGEPIHGQPAETISMGKLLTLLFEVTELFDMQTRPELVMLQKTMVVVEGVSRMLNPRFNMWKASEPVVGEWIRNNLGPKRIVTDLKDGLKAAVKLAEAAPEIAAQTEKFHHQLLHMSEHGLRFDEQTAEAIGKSEARHNRSARIALWIIALTLLYIAWTLS from the coding sequence ATGAGTGCTTTCGGCGCATATTTCCGGCTTTGGCGCGTCGGCTGGGTGCTCGTGCGCGAGGGGGTCGTCTCCGCCCTCCCGTCCGAAGGGCTTCCGCCCGTGGTGGCGCTCGCCAAATCCTCCGTGACGATTTTCGAGCGCAGCAAGGCAAAGCGCCAGAAGCGCAGCGACCGTCTGGCGCGCGCGGTCGAGCGTCTCGGTCCGTCCTATGTGAAGATCGGCCAGTTCCTGGCGACGCGTCCTGACGTCGTCGGCGTCGATTTCGCCAACGACCTGTCGCAGCTGCAGGACCGGATGACCTTTTTCCCGATTGCGGCGGCAAAGGCCAATATCGAGGGCTCGCTTGGGCGTCCCGTCGAAGAGCTCTACGCGAGCTTCGGCGATCCGATCGCGGCAGCTTCGATCGCCCAGGTTCATCCGGCTGAGGTCGATGGCAGCGAAGGCCGCAAGAAGGTGGCCGTCAAGGTCGTACGCCCCGGCGTGCGCCAGCGCTTCGGTCATGACATCGAGGCGATGTATCTCGTCGCCCATCTGCAGGAGCGCTTCATGCCCTCCAGCCGCCGGCTGCAGCCGGTGGAGGTGACGAAGACGCTGGAACAGACCACCAAGGTGGAGATGGATCTCCGTCTCGAGGCCGCAGCCCTTTCCGAGATCGCCGAGAATACCGAGAAGGATCCGGGTTTCCGCGTCCCCAAGGTGGACTGGGAGCGCACCGGGCGCGACGTCATCACCATGGAGTGGATCGACGGCGTGAAGATGTCGGATGTCGAGGGCCTGCTCGCCGCCGGCCACGACCTCAACGCGCTTGCCGACACGCTGATCCAGTCCTTCCTGCGCCATACGCTGCGCGACGGCTTCTTCCATGCCGACATGCACCCCGGCAATCTCTTCGTTGATGCCGACGGCATGATCGTCGCCGTCGACATGGGCATCGTCGGACGGCTCGGAAAGAAGGAACGGCGCTTCCTCGCCGAGATTCTCTACGGCTTCATCACCCGCGATTACATCCGGGTGGCCGAGGTGCATTTCGAGGCCGGCTACGTGCCCGGACATCACAATGTCGAGAGCTTCGCCCAAGCAATCCGGGCGATCGGCGAGCCGATCCACGGCCAGCCGGCCGAGACGATCTCGATGGGCAAGCTGCTGACACTGCTCTTCGAGGTGACCGAACTCTTCGACATGCAGACGCGGCCTGAGCTCGTCATGCTGCAGAAGACGATGGTCGTCGTCGAAGGCGTATCGCGCATGCTCAATCCGCGCTTCAACATGTGGAAGGCGTCCGAACCTGTCGTCGGCGAATGGATCCGCAACAATCTCGGCCCGAAACGCATCGTCACCGACCTGAAGGACGGGCTGAAAGCCGCGGTGAAGCTGGCCGAAGCGGCGCCCGAAATCGCCGCGCAGACGGAAAAATTCCATCACCAGCTCCTGCATATGAGCGAGCATGGACTGCGTTTCGACGAGCAGACGGCAGAGGCGATCGGCAAGTCCGAGGCGCGTCATAACCGTTCTGCGCGCATCGCCCTCTGGATTATTGCGCTGACGCTTCTCTATATTGCCTGGACGCTGAGCTGA
- a CDS encoding aromatic amino acid lyase, with amino-acid sequence MKHERPGIELSGQPLGFAEMVRIGSGKVALSASAAGMARVEHARSIVEDAIASGVPVYGSTTGVGAMKDVEWSNDELEAFNLGLVRAHHFGTGTPFSCAVVRNAMAIRINTALTGQVGCTPELIEAYMRLLDADLIPLVRRTGSIGCADIGLMGQIGAVLTGVGEAVYRGKRMQAAEAFQAAGLEPIKMAPRDSLASLSVNAVSFAAAGEATRNAAASIRVLLATGMMASGALGASRDPWKAVRHVGTAREALIGSWLCNASEAWNWPVATHVQDPLSLRMVAQVFGAVIENLLSTGHKILAATGRSDDNPVVVEGRVMTSGGSLPLDVTILLESAALCMAHAARNAFNRCVILGNGQRRDLPVNLVPPGRIATGFGPIIKLAGEIFSRVLSMSNPVSAQSLVVAAGLEDEAAFLPLVIERFERQMRALRRLAALEALLSAQAIDILGDEPQGVAKMIYDLVRSHAAFYTIDRPLSAEVEAIEEELGSDAFISKLIGEVPIASFDDFFALGSLERIEERLASEPMVL; translated from the coding sequence ATGAAGCATGAACGCCCCGGCATCGAACTATCCGGCCAACCCCTCGGCTTTGCCGAGATGGTAAGGATCGGGTCGGGCAAGGTGGCGCTTTCAGCTTCGGCCGCGGGCATGGCGCGCGTCGAGCACGCACGCTCGATCGTCGAGGATGCGATTGCTTCTGGCGTTCCCGTCTACGGCTCGACGACAGGTGTCGGCGCCATGAAGGATGTCGAGTGGTCGAATGACGAGCTCGAAGCCTTCAATCTCGGCCTCGTGCGCGCCCACCATTTCGGCACCGGCACACCCTTTTCCTGCGCCGTTGTGCGCAATGCGATGGCGATCCGCATCAACACGGCGCTGACCGGACAGGTCGGCTGCACGCCCGAGCTTATCGAAGCCTATATGCGGCTGCTGGATGCCGATCTTATCCCGCTGGTGCGCCGCACGGGATCGATCGGCTGCGCCGATATCGGCCTGATGGGCCAGATCGGCGCCGTGCTGACCGGCGTCGGCGAGGCTGTCTATCGCGGCAAGCGCATGCAGGCGGCCGAGGCCTTCCAGGCCGCCGGTCTCGAACCTATCAAGATGGCGCCACGCGACAGCCTGGCATCGCTCAGCGTCAATGCCGTGAGCTTCGCGGCCGCCGGTGAGGCGACGCGCAATGCCGCCGCCTCGATCCGCGTGCTGCTGGCGACCGGTATGATGGCCTCTGGCGCGCTCGGCGCTTCCCGCGATCCGTGGAAGGCCGTGCGTCATGTCGGAACGGCAAGGGAAGCGCTGATCGGCTCGTGGCTCTGCAATGCCTCGGAAGCCTGGAACTGGCCGGTTGCCACGCATGTTCAGGATCCGCTCAGCCTGCGCATGGTTGCCCAGGTCTTCGGCGCCGTGATCGAGAACCTGCTGTCAACGGGCCACAAGATCCTCGCCGCCACCGGCCGCTCGGATGACAACCCTGTCGTCGTTGAGGGCCGCGTCATGACCTCTGGTGGTTCTCTGCCGCTCGACGTGACGATCCTGCTGGAATCCGCCGCACTCTGCATGGCGCATGCGGCGCGCAATGCCTTCAATCGTTGCGTCATTCTCGGCAACGGCCAGCGCCGCGATCTGCCGGTCAATCTCGTGCCGCCCGGCCGCATCGCAACCGGTTTCGGCCCGATCATCAAGCTTGCCGGCGAAATCTTCTCGCGCGTGCTGTCGATGTCGAACCCCGTTTCGGCGCAGTCGCTGGTGGTCGCCGCTGGACTCGAGGACGAGGCGGCCTTCCTGCCGCTGGTCATCGAGCGTTTCGAGCGCCAGATGCGGGCGCTCAGGCGCCTTGCCGCTCTGGAAGCCCTGCTCTCGGCGCAGGCAATCGATATTCTCGGCGACGAGCCGCAGGGCGTTGCAAAGATGATCTACGATCTCGTGCGCAGCCACGCCGCCTTCTACACTATCGACCGGCCGCTTTCGGCTGAAGTCGAGGCGATCGAGGAAGAGCTCGGCTCGGACGCCTTCATCTCGAAGCTGATCGGCGAAGTGCCGATCGCATCCTTCGACGATTTCTTCGCCCTCGGCTCGCTGGAGCGTATCGAGGAACGGCTCGCAAGCGAACCGATGGTTCTCTGA
- a CDS encoding amidohydrolase family protein: protein MADFDLVLQGTVVLPERILEQGYVAVRDGKIAEVGVGVPPAAKERHLLGKALILPGAIDAQTHSLSQKDQEDFLWSTRSAAAGGVTTIVDMPYDEGNLVCSAAAVKKKVDHASPQARVDFALYGTVDPEEGAARIREMVDAGVAAFKFSTFGTDAKRFPRIPPALLDECFAAIAPTGLTAGVHNEDDEAVRTYMEKVKASGITDWRAHGLSRPPITELLAMHTIFETGANTGCPSHVVHCSLGRGYDIAHAYRRDGFEATVECCIHYLTLDEENDVKRLGGKAKINPPIRPRAEVETLWRKVAEGNVWLVSTDHVSWSENRKTNPDMLANSSGVPGLEAMVPLFVKGALERGVSLTWAAKLMAENPAKHFRLNHIKGALTPGKDADIVVLEPREMVYDAAASGNNIVGWSPYNGIRLPWTVSAAYLRGEKITDGAKVLSEPGNGKFVRPLPRHVIAGEAA from the coding sequence ATGGCTGATTTCGATCTCGTTCTGCAGGGGACTGTCGTCCTGCCCGAGCGCATTCTGGAACAGGGCTATGTCGCCGTGCGCGACGGCAAGATCGCCGAAGTCGGTGTCGGCGTGCCGCCCGCGGCCAAAGAGCGCCACCTGCTTGGCAAGGCGCTGATCCTGCCCGGCGCGATCGACGCCCAGACGCATTCGCTCTCACAGAAGGACCAGGAAGATTTCCTCTGGTCGACCCGTTCGGCGGCGGCCGGCGGTGTCACGACGATCGTCGACATGCCCTATGACGAAGGCAATCTCGTTTGCTCCGCCGCGGCGGTAAAGAAGAAGGTGGATCACGCGAGCCCGCAGGCCCGCGTCGATTTCGCGCTCTACGGCACTGTTGATCCCGAGGAAGGCGCCGCCCGTATCCGCGAGATGGTGGATGCCGGTGTTGCCGCCTTCAAATTCTCGACCTTCGGCACGGATGCCAAGCGCTTCCCGCGTATTCCCCCGGCCCTGCTCGACGAATGCTTCGCCGCGATCGCGCCGACCGGCCTGACGGCTGGCGTGCACAACGAGGATGACGAGGCGGTCCGGACCTATATGGAGAAGGTCAAGGCGAGCGGCATTACCGACTGGCGCGCCCATGGCCTGTCGCGCCCGCCGATCACCGAGCTGCTTGCCATGCACACGATCTTCGAGACCGGCGCCAATACCGGCTGCCCCTCGCATGTCGTGCACTGCTCGCTCGGCCGCGGCTATGACATCGCGCATGCCTACCGCCGCGATGGCTTCGAGGCGACCGTCGAATGCTGCATCCACTATCTGACACTGGACGAGGAAAACGACGTCAAGCGCCTGGGCGGCAAGGCCAAGATCAATCCGCCGATCCGTCCGCGCGCCGAAGTCGAGACGCTGTGGCGGAAGGTCGCCGAAGGCAATGTCTGGCTGGTCTCGACCGATCACGTCAGCTGGTCGGAGAACCGCAAGACCAATCCCGATATGCTCGCCAACTCCTCCGGCGTGCCCGGCCTGGAAGCCATGGTCCCGCTGTTCGTGAAAGGCGCGCTGGAGCGCGGCGTTTCGCTGACCTGGGCCGCCAAGCTGATGGCCGAGAACCCCGCGAAGCATTTCCGCCTCAACCATATCAAGGGCGCGCTGACACCCGGTAAGGATGCCGATATCGTCGTGCTGGAACCGCGCGAGATGGTCTATGATGCGGCCGCGAGCGGCAACAACATCGTCGGCTGGAGCCCCTATAACGGCATTCGCTTGCCCTGGACCGTTTCTGCGGCCTATCTGCGCGGCGAGAAGATAACCGATGGCGCCAAGGTGCTTTCCGAGCCCGGCAACGGCAAGTTCGTCCGGCCCCTGCCCCGTCATGTCATTGCTGGAGAAGCCGCATGA
- a CDS encoding Zn-dependent hydrolase: MSRNLPVNAGRIAEDIDALAKITEPDHPWTRRAFSPLFLEGRAYIEARMKAAGLETRMDAAGNLIGRRAGAKPGLGTIMVGSHSDTVPDGGRFDGIAGTITALEVARSLKDQDIQLDHDLEIIDFLAEEVSIFGVSCIGSRGMTGQIPEAWLSRTNGDRTLADGITEVGGNPSTLLSQSRPDLKGFLELHIEQGPILENEKKDVGIVTAIAGITRIEITVEGRADHAGTTPMDGRADALVAASQLVLDIREAAAQRAKTPGHFAATVGEFRIEPNAANVVPSKVVLLIDGRAEIRGDMEAFCEWLDAHVIKLAIAQGVTIKSPNRVSDNYPTPGDPRLLKILEQACDTVGAKHRRMASGAGHDTAWVAKVAPAAMIFVPCKEGRSHCADEWAENDDIALGAAVLFEAVRDMDKSLNEEKA, translated from the coding sequence ATGAGCCGCAACCTGCCTGTCAACGCCGGACGTATCGCCGAAGATATCGATGCGCTGGCAAAGATCACCGAGCCCGATCATCCCTGGACGCGCCGCGCCTTCTCGCCGCTCTTTCTGGAGGGACGCGCCTATATCGAGGCGCGGATGAAGGCCGCCGGGCTTGAGACGCGGATGGACGCCGCCGGCAACCTGATCGGCCGCCGTGCGGGCGCAAAGCCCGGCCTCGGCACGATCATGGTCGGCTCGCATTCCGATACCGTGCCTGACGGCGGCCGCTTCGACGGCATCGCCGGCACGATCACGGCGCTCGAAGTGGCCCGCTCGCTGAAGGACCAGGACATCCAGCTCGATCATGATCTCGAGATCATTGACTTCCTGGCAGAGGAAGTTAGCATCTTCGGCGTTTCCTGCATCGGCAGCCGCGGCATGACCGGCCAGATCCCCGAAGCATGGCTTTCGCGCACCAACGGCGACCGCACGCTTGCCGACGGCATCACCGAAGTCGGCGGCAATCCCTCGACGTTGCTCTCCCAGAGCCGTCCTGATCTGAAAGGCTTTCTCGAACTTCACATCGAGCAGGGGCCGATCCTCGAGAACGAGAAGAAGGATGTCGGCATCGTCACCGCGATTGCCGGGATCACCCGCATCGAAATCACCGTCGAGGGCCGCGCCGACCACGCCGGAACGACGCCGATGGATGGCCGCGCCGATGCGCTGGTGGCCGCCTCGCAGCTGGTGCTCGACATTCGCGAAGCCGCGGCCCAGCGGGCCAAGACACCGGGCCATTTTGCCGCGACCGTCGGTGAATTCCGTATCGAGCCGAATGCCGCCAATGTCGTTCCGTCGAAGGTCGTGCTGCTGATCGACGGCCGCGCCGAAATCCGCGGCGACATGGAAGCCTTCTGCGAATGGCTGGATGCCCATGTCATCAAGCTGGCGATCGCCCAGGGCGTGACGATCAAGTCGCCGAACCGCGTTTCCGACAATTATCCGACGCCCGGCGATCCGCGTCTCCTGAAGATCCTGGAGCAGGCCTGCGACACCGTCGGCGCCAAGCATCGCCGCATGGCCTCGGGCGCCGGCCACGATACCGCCTGGGTCGCCAAAGTGGCACCTGCGGCGATGATCTTCGTGCCCTGCAAGGAAGGCCGCAGCCACTGCGCCGACGAATGGGCCGAGAATGACGACATCGCGCTTGGCGCCGCCGTGCTGTTCGAGGCGGTGCGCGACATGGACAAGAGCTTGAATGAGGAGAAGGCCTGA
- a CDS encoding DUF917 family protein, which produces MGRILVEKDVEAAVKGGSVYAAGGGGWADHGRMLGYAAVNVGKPELVSIDELKDDDWIATAAAIGAPASTTPWEMQGIDYVKAVQLLQDELGEKLSGLIIGQNGKSSTLNGWLPSAILGTKVVDAVGDIRAHPTGDMGSIGMAGSPEQMIQTAVGGNRAENRYIELVVKGATAKISPILRAASDQSGGFIASCRNPLRASYVRKNAALGGISMALALGEAIIAAEKKGGSAVIDAICKTTGGHILTEGIITKKDVVYTKEAFDIGTVSVGAGDNAVTLHVMNEYMAVDDADGKRVATFPSVITTLSPEGEPLSVGQLQTGMHIFILHVPMDIIPLSASVLDPTVYPPVEKAMGIEIARYALGARA; this is translated from the coding sequence ATGGGACGCATACTCGTTGAGAAAGACGTCGAGGCTGCCGTCAAGGGCGGGTCCGTCTATGCGGCAGGCGGTGGCGGCTGGGCCGACCACGGCCGGATGCTTGGCTATGCGGCCGTCAATGTCGGCAAGCCGGAACTGGTCTCGATCGACGAATTGAAGGACGACGACTGGATCGCGACCGCTGCGGCGATCGGCGCGCCGGCCTCGACCACGCCCTGGGAAATGCAGGGGATCGATTACGTCAAGGCCGTGCAGCTTCTGCAGGACGAGCTTGGCGAGAAGCTTTCCGGCCTGATCATCGGCCAGAACGGCAAGTCCTCGACCCTGAACGGCTGGCTGCCCTCCGCCATTCTCGGCACCAAGGTCGTGGATGCAGTCGGCGATATCCGCGCGCATCCAACCGGCGACATGGGCTCGATCGGCATGGCGGGATCGCCGGAGCAGATGATCCAGACGGCAGTCGGCGGCAACCGCGCCGAAAACCGCTATATCGAGCTCGTCGTGAAGGGTGCGACGGCGAAGATTTCGCCGATCCTGCGGGCTGCGTCGGATCAGTCCGGCGGCTTCATTGCAAGCTGCCGCAATCCGCTGCGGGCTTCCTATGTGCGCAAGAATGCGGCGCTCGGCGGCATCTCGATGGCCCTGGCGCTCGGCGAGGCGATCATCGCGGCCGAGAAGAAGGGCGGCTCCGCTGTCATCGACGCGATCTGCAAGACAACCGGCGGCCATATCCTGACCGAGGGCATCATCACCAAAAAGGATGTCGTCTACACGAAGGAAGCCTTCGATATCGGCACCGTCTCCGTCGGCGCCGGCGACAATGCGGTGACGCTGCATGTGATGAACGAATACATGGCGGTGGACGATGCCGACGGCAAGCGCGTCGCGACCTTCCCGTCGGTCATCACCACGCTGTCGCCCGAGGGAGAACCGCTCTCCGTCGGCCAGCTGCAGACGGGCATGCATATCTTCATCCTGCATGTGCCGATGGATATCATTCCGCTCTCGGCAAGCGTTCTCGACCCGACCGTCTACCCACCGGTGGAAAAGGCCATGGGCATCGAGATCGCCCGGTATGCGCTGGGGGCGCGGGCTTGA
- a CDS encoding urocanate hydratase gives MPKPNPRHPKFPIPGGPELRAKGWRQEALLRLLENVLSVGEDPDNLIVYAALGKAARNWAAHKGIVKALTEMDEDQTLLIQSGKPIGLVKTHAKAPLVIMANCNIVGQWAKAEVFYELQRKGLICWGGLTAGAWQYIGSQGVIQGTYEIFMRIAERRFGGDLSGRFVLTAGLGGMGGAQPLAGRMAGAAILCVDIDAERAKKRQEIGYLQEIAPDLDTALKMIDDAVKEKRALSVGLVGNAAEIYPEIARRGIVPDVVTDQTSAHDLVYGYVPKGMSIAQVKELRDDGQGQLMAASRASIVQHVTAMLDFQKKGSEVFDNGNLIRTQAKEGGVQNAFDIPIFTEAYLRPLFARAIGPFRWMALSGEESDIVRIDDLLLEMFPDNKIITNWIRLARQHVPFEGLPARIAWLGHGERTALARRVNELVASGELKGPVAFSRDHLDAGAMAHPNIMTERMKDGSDAIADWPLIDAMMLCSSMADLVVVHSGGGGYAGYMTSCGVTVVADGTGDADERLDHALTNDTALGVMRYADAGYEEALDEVAKKDVPYIRLG, from the coding sequence ATGCCGAAGCCGAACCCACGCCATCCGAAATTTCCGATCCCGGGCGGGCCGGAGCTGCGCGCCAAGGGCTGGCGGCAGGAGGCGCTGCTGCGGCTTCTCGAAAACGTGCTCTCGGTCGGTGAGGATCCCGACAATCTCATCGTCTATGCCGCGCTCGGCAAGGCGGCGCGCAACTGGGCGGCCCACAAGGGCATCGTCAAGGCACTGACCGAGATGGACGAGGACCAGACGCTGCTGATCCAATCCGGCAAGCCGATCGGTCTCGTCAAGACCCATGCCAAGGCGCCGTTGGTCATCATGGCGAACTGCAATATCGTCGGGCAATGGGCGAAGGCTGAGGTGTTCTACGAGCTGCAGCGCAAGGGCCTGATCTGCTGGGGCGGCCTGACGGCCGGCGCCTGGCAGTATATCGGCAGCCAGGGCGTCATCCAGGGCACCTATGAGATCTTCATGCGGATTGCCGAGCGGCGCTTCGGCGGCGACCTTTCCGGCCGCTTCGTGCTGACGGCTGGCCTCGGCGGTATGGGCGGCGCACAGCCGCTCGCCGGCCGCATGGCAGGCGCTGCGATCCTCTGCGTCGATATCGATGCCGAGCGGGCAAAGAAGCGCCAGGAGATCGGCTACCTGCAGGAGATCGCACCCGACCTCGACACGGCGCTGAAGATGATCGACGATGCCGTGAAGGAAAAGCGCGCGCTGTCCGTCGGCCTCGTCGGAAACGCAGCGGAAATCTACCCGGAGATCGCGCGCCGCGGCATCGTGCCTGATGTCGTTACCGACCAGACCTCGGCGCATGACCTCGTCTACGGCTACGTGCCCAAGGGCATGAGCATTGCCCAGGTGAAGGAACTGCGCGACGACGGCCAGGGCCAGCTGATGGCGGCAAGCCGCGCCTCGATCGTCCAGCATGTGACGGCGATGCTCGACTTCCAGAAGAAGGGCTCCGAGGTCTTCGACAATGGCAACCTGATCCGCACGCAGGCGAAGGAAGGCGGCGTTCAGAACGCATTCGACATCCCGATCTTCACCGAAGCCTATCTGCGCCCGCTCTTTGCCCGTGCCATCGGCCCGTTCCGCTGGATGGCGCTTTCGGGCGAGGAAAGCGACATCGTCCGGATCGACGATCTGCTGCTCGAGATGTTCCCGGACAACAAGATCATTACCAACTGGATCCGGCTGGCGCGCCAGCATGTGCCCTTCGAGGGCCTGCCGGCACGCATCGCCTGGCTCGGCCACGGCGAACGCACGGCACTGGCGCGGCGCGTCAACGAACTGGTGGCAAGCGGCGAGCTCAAGGGACCGGTCGCCTTCTCCCGCGACCACCTCGATGCCGGTGCGATGGCGCATCCCAATATCATGACCGAGCGCATGAAGGACGGTTCCGACGCTATCGCCGACTGGCCGCTGATCGATGCGATGATGCTCTGCTCCTCGATGGCCGACCTCGTCGTCGTCCATTCCGGCGGCGGCGGCTATGCGGGCTACATGACGAGCTGCGGGGTCACGGTCGTTGCCGACGGTACCGGCGATGCCGACGAGCGGCTTGATCATGCGCTGACCAACGACACGGCACTCGGCGTCATGCGCTATGCGGATGCGGGGTACGAGGAAGCGCTGGATGAGGTCGCCAAGAAGGACGTGCCGTATATCCGGCTTGGTTGA
- a CDS encoding GFA family protein yields MKKTYHGSCHCGEVSYETQLDLQAGTFRCNCSVCRKKRSWLAVASPEDFRLVAGREALGEYQFATRKLHHLFCRNCGVSSYAWGENEALGTFFAVAVNCLDDATADELVNAPVAYVDGLHERYDAPPEETRHL; encoded by the coding sequence ATGAAGAAGACCTATCATGGCAGCTGCCACTGCGGCGAAGTCAGCTACGAAACCCAGCTCGACCTCCAGGCGGGCACGTTTCGCTGCAACTGCTCCGTCTGCAGGAAGAAGCGCAGTTGGCTCGCGGTGGCATCGCCCGAAGACTTCCGCTTGGTCGCAGGCAGGGAAGCGCTCGGCGAATATCAGTTCGCGACTCGTAAGCTGCATCATCTCTTCTGCAGGAATTGCGGCGTCAGCTCCTATGCCTGGGGCGAAAACGAAGCCCTCGGCACCTTCTTCGCCGTCGCCGTCAATTGCCTCGATGACGCCACGGCTGATGAGCTCGTCAACGCCCCCGTCGCCTATGTCGATGGGCTGCATGAGCGCTATGATGCGCCGCCGGAGGAGACGCGGCATCTCTGA
- a CDS encoding SRPBCC domain-containing protein encodes MGSDVSPAVRSREIVLVREIDAPRELVFRLWTEPKHLLKWWGPNNCSAPSVSVDLREGGAWRHCILAPDGKEYWSRGRYIEITPPERLVFTFAWENSAGQPEHEMQAIVELEDKGGRTKLTFRKHQLPSDTEFKLQSSGWAEALDKVAAYAEEQAGRRAS; translated from the coding sequence ATGGGAAGTGATGTCAGCCCGGCTGTGCGCAGCCGCGAAATCGTGCTGGTGCGCGAGATCGATGCCCCGCGCGAACTCGTCTTCCGTCTCTGGACGGAGCCGAAGCATCTGCTGAAATGGTGGGGTCCGAACAATTGCTCGGCGCCATCCGTCTCCGTCGATCTACGCGAAGGCGGTGCCTGGCGTCACTGCATCCTCGCGCCCGACGGCAAGGAATATTGGAGCCGCGGCCGCTACATCGAGATCACCCCGCCCGAGCGGCTGGTCTTCACTTTCGCCTGGGAGAATTCGGCCGGTCAGCCGGAACACGAGATGCAGGCGATTGTGGAGTTGGAAGATAAGGGCGGCAGGACGAAGCTCACCTTCCGCAAACATCAACTGCCAAGCGACACGGAATTCAAGCTTCAGAGCAGCGGCTGGGCGGAAGCGCTCGATAAGGTGGCGGCCTATGCTGAGGAGCAAGCAGGGAGGAGAGCATCATGA
- a CDS encoding metalloregulator ArsR/SmtB family transcription factor: protein MDRLSATFSALADPTRRAILARLASGEASVSELAEPFDMSLVAVSKHLKVLENAGLISKGREAQWRPCRLEPASLRVVDDWLENYRVFWSESLDKLEAYAASLKKEEGNGK from the coding sequence ATGGACCGCTTGAGCGCGACCTTTTCGGCACTGGCCGATCCGACACGGCGGGCAATCCTCGCCCGGCTCGCCTCGGGAGAGGCATCCGTATCGGAGCTCGCCGAACCCTTCGACATGTCGCTGGTCGCCGTCTCCAAGCATCTCAAGGTGCTGGAGAATGCCGGGCTCATATCGAAGGGCCGGGAAGCTCAATGGCGGCCCTGCCGGCTGGAGCCGGCATCGCTGCGTGTCGTCGACGACTGGCTTGAGAACTACCGCGTTTTCTGGAGCGAAAGCCTGGACAAGCTCGAAGCCTATGCCGCGAGCCTGAAAAAGGAGGAAGGGAATGGGAAGTGA